In a genomic window of Xylophilus rhododendri:
- a CDS encoding Ig-like domain-containing protein — MNGNNIGSLLNYSFAAPAPSAANSNVSVITDNQIANGTAADKLQATVRDASNKPVRNISVFFGATAEVKFGSGAPGAAGTCLTDSNGQCSLEATAKSARTYATQASIGGINIGSPLRYSFVAGPASAAHSGLRILTDNAVADGVQADQLEFLVRDAFDNPANGVLVTIASPGADVSFNAGAAGSAGSCTTLANGICTLSATSTGAAGGSKSSAVTVAGAALSGSFSAGGFNYGPSPAVFRFTPWVPRLQIVKQVSAGGGRHTFVFNLTGMQASSDSITLTGPGSADGAALLGRPSGAPITITEVASADWPEPPLSASCVDLASSRPGETFGSLSGSQLVIPVQRSPAGANLRCTFVNGRGQSVAGKVFADTGAEGGTANDAVANGSEPGLPGLAVSLGNCASTVHASTTTDNAGNYRLAVPPGVAAGSSLCVDLQRPIANLLGTGASIHGGRLPVAMAGTTFVYSHQAAADRVTFQWTGSGIDALNFGSVPASTFVQSASKTGRPGVSVQYGHLFTAGTAGSVSFSVAGSTATPPLEGWTETILADPGCSGLAQPGAAVLYPPSAPQTLAAGQTLCVLLRQSIPAQAAPGSRNQARVHADFRLAGITPPLTTSHELEDLTTVASEGVELQKEVRNVTQGSGFGLKNQARPGDVLEYRVTYGNHTPVPVNHLVISDSTPAYTGFVSAAADSTPTALGHCQKLTPADTKPVDCAQNQPAGGKGSITWTFDGPLEPGASGTVLFRVQLD; from the coding sequence GTGAACGGCAACAACATCGGCTCGTTGTTGAACTACAGCTTCGCAGCGCCAGCACCGAGTGCCGCGAACTCCAACGTCAGCGTCATCACGGACAACCAGATCGCCAACGGCACGGCCGCGGACAAACTCCAGGCCACGGTCCGGGATGCCTCCAACAAGCCCGTGCGCAATATCTCCGTGTTCTTTGGGGCCACTGCCGAGGTGAAGTTCGGTTCCGGCGCGCCAGGCGCAGCAGGCACCTGCCTGACCGACAGCAACGGGCAGTGCTCGCTGGAGGCTACGGCCAAGAGCGCTCGAACCTATGCCACCCAGGCCAGTATCGGAGGCATCAACATCGGATCTCCGCTGCGCTACAGCTTTGTCGCCGGTCCGGCCAGTGCCGCGCATTCGGGCCTGCGCATCCTCACCGACAACGCCGTGGCCGACGGCGTGCAGGCCGACCAGCTGGAATTCCTGGTGCGCGACGCCTTCGACAACCCGGCGAACGGCGTCCTCGTCACGATCGCCTCACCCGGCGCGGACGTGAGCTTCAACGCAGGCGCCGCAGGCTCCGCGGGCAGCTGCACGACGTTGGCGAACGGCATCTGCACCCTCTCCGCCACGAGCACCGGCGCGGCCGGCGGCAGCAAGAGCAGCGCGGTCACGGTGGCGGGCGCGGCGCTGTCCGGCAGCTTCAGCGCAGGCGGGTTCAACTACGGACCGAGCCCGGCCGTCTTCCGCTTCACGCCCTGGGTGCCGCGCCTGCAGATCGTCAAGCAGGTCAGCGCCGGCGGTGGACGACATACCTTTGTGTTCAATCTCACTGGAATGCAAGCCAGCTCGGACAGCATCACCCTGACCGGGCCGGGCAGCGCCGACGGGGCTGCCCTGCTGGGCCGGCCAAGCGGGGCCCCGATCACCATCACCGAAGTCGCCTCGGCCGACTGGCCCGAGCCGCCGCTCAGCGCCAGCTGCGTCGATCTGGCCAGCAGCCGGCCCGGCGAGACCTTCGGCAGCCTGTCCGGCAGCCAGCTGGTGATCCCCGTGCAACGCAGCCCGGCCGGCGCCAACCTGCGCTGCACCTTCGTGAACGGTCGCGGCCAGTCCGTGGCCGGCAAGGTCTTCGCCGATACCGGTGCCGAGGGTGGCACCGCCAACGACGCTGTCGCCAATGGGAGCGAGCCGGGCCTGCCCGGGCTGGCCGTGAGCCTGGGCAACTGCGCATCGACCGTCCACGCCAGCACCACCACCGACAACGCCGGCAATTACCGGCTGGCGGTGCCGCCCGGTGTGGCCGCCGGTTCTTCCCTGTGCGTGGATCTGCAGCGCCCGATCGCCAACCTGCTCGGCACCGGCGCTTCCATCCACGGCGGGCGCCTGCCCGTGGCCATGGCCGGCACCACCTTCGTCTACAGCCACCAGGCCGCGGCCGACCGGGTCACCTTCCAGTGGACGGGCAGCGGCATCGACGCCCTGAACTTCGGCAGCGTGCCGGCCAGCACCTTCGTGCAATCCGCCAGCAAGACCGGCCGGCCGGGGGTGTCCGTGCAGTACGGCCACCTCTTCACGGCCGGCACCGCCGGCAGCGTGAGTTTCTCGGTGGCCGGCTCCACCGCCACGCCGCCGCTGGAGGGCTGGACCGAGACCATCCTGGCCGACCCCGGCTGCAGCGGCCTCGCGCAGCCGGGCGCGGCGGTGCTCTACCCACCCTCGGCACCGCAGACGCTCGCCGCCGGGCAGACCCTGTGTGTGCTGCTGCGCCAGTCGATACCGGCGCAGGCCGCCCCCGGCAGCCGAAACCAGGCCCGCGTGCATGCAGACTTCCGCCTGGCCGGCATCACACCGCCGTTGACCACCAGCCATGAGCTGGAGGACCTGACCACCGTGGCGTCCGAAGGCGTGGAGCTGCAGAAGGAGGTGCGCAACGTGACCCAGGGCTCAGGCTTCGGCCTGAAGAACCAGGCACGGCCCGGGGACGTTCTGGAATATCGGGTCACCTACGGCAACCACACGCCGGTGCCGGTCAACCACCTGGTGATCAGCGACAGCACGCCCGCCTACACCGGCTTCGTGAGTGCAGCAGCCGACAGCACGCCCACGGCGCTCGGCCACTGCCAGAAGCTCACGCCGGCCGACACCAAGCCAGTCGACTGCGCGCAGAACCAGCCGGCCGGCGGCAAGGGCAGCATCACCTGGACCTTCGACGGCCCGCTGGAGCCCGGCGCCAGCGGAACCGTGCTGTTCCGCGTCCAGCTCGACTGA